Proteins encoded together in one Physeter macrocephalus isolate SW-GA unplaced genomic scaffold, ASM283717v5 random_201, whole genome shotgun sequence window:
- the DNPH1 gene encoding LOW QUALITY PROTEIN: 5-hydroxymethyl-dUMP N-hydrolase (The sequence of the model RefSeq protein was modified relative to this genomic sequence to represent the inferred CDS: inserted 3 bases in 2 codons) encodes MRWPGGGGEQGIRSGGPRLLPGRVKEVREAVDSHTWVRLTSPFHKCGHSCTVAPLAGRVTCRRRAPPGARREVRRRRRRRRRERGEPGRASLYFGGSIPGGRKDRELYGRIVSRLRRFGAELTEHXAAADRGARGEKAAGGDRLIHEQDLAWLQQAKEVAQPSLGIGYELGRAVARNKPVLCLFRPQSGRVLSATIRGAADGSRVQVWGYEVAEAAAVLDGYFEADPPEQXGCSPDPTT; translated from the exons ATGCGGTGGCCTGGGGGCGGCGGGGAGCAGGGTATAAGATCGGGAGGACCCCGCCTTCTACCTGGACGAGTTAAAGAAGTCCGGGAGGCGGTGGATTCCCACACGTGGGTACGGTTGACGTCTCCATTTCACAAGTGTGGACACTCCTGCACCGTTGCCCCGCTGGCTGGCCGGGTCACGTGCCGTAGGCGGGCGCCCCCTGGCGCGAGGAGGGAagtgcggcggcggcggcggcggcggcggcgggagcgcGGGGAGCCGGGCCGCGCCTCCTTGTACTTCGGCGGGAGCATCCCCGGCGGACGCAAGGACCGGGAGCTGTACGGGCGGATCGTGTCGCGGCTGCGGCGCTTTGGGGCGGAGCTCACCGAGC CGGCGGCCGCCGATCGGGGCGCGCGCG GGGAAAAGGCTGCTGGGGGCGACAGGCTCATCCATGAGCAGGACCTGGCCTGGCTGCAGCAGGCAAAGG AAGTGGCCCAGCCCTCTCTGGGTATAGGCTACGAGCTGGGCCGGGCCGTGGCCCGCAATAAACCAGTCCTGTGTCTGTTCCGCCCGCAGTCTGGCCGAG tgCTCTCAGCCACAATCCGGGGAGCAGCCGACGGCTCGCGGGTCCAGGTGTGGGGCTACGAGGTGGCAGAGGCGGCGGCCGTGCTGGATGGGTACTTTGAGGCGGATCCTCCTGAGCA TGGCTGCTCCCCTGACCCCACCACTTGA